Proteins from one Aedes albopictus strain Foshan unplaced genomic scaffold, AalbF5 HiC_scaffold_71, whole genome shotgun sequence genomic window:
- the LOC109429121 gene encoding golgin-84: MYNRPTSPSSDLELRLSSLTQSLVQKQNTLESITAERNALRLQLEKLDTQYRGVVSQVRQQRAPYTSSNETDDAKSQVPNFMVENPFDNNMARRVKRAYSSLDSIGIRLGVFLRRYPLIRILVIFYVALLHLWVMFVLLSSTPA, from the exons ATGTACAATCGTCCCACCAGTCCTTCGTCGGATTTAGAGCTCAGACTGTCTTCACTCACACAATCGCTGGTGCAGAAACAGAACACCCTGGAATCGATAACTGCCGAGCGGAACGCCCTTCGCCTTCAGCTCGAGAAATTGGAT ACTCAATACCGAGGTGTGGTTTCACAGGTCCGACAGCAACGCGCGCCTTACACGAGTTCCAACGAAACCGATGATG ccaaatcgcaAGTACCGAACTTTATGGTCGAGAATCCCTTCGACAACAACATGGCAAGGCGCGTGAAGCGGGCTTACTCCTCGCTGGATTCCATCGGCATTCGGCTGGGTGTGTTTTTGCGTCGGTACCCGTTGATTCGGATACTGGTAATTTTCTACGTTGCACTGCTGCACCTGTGGGTCATGTTTGTGCTTCTGTCGTCTACACCGGCGTAG